The uncultured Bacteroides sp. genome has a segment encoding these proteins:
- a CDS encoding TetR/AcrR family transcriptional regulator: MKETEDKILFGAFKLFLTKNFEKVTIADLEKALGLSRGAIFYYMKTKEELFIRVIDKYVLSPHNIDNKFAAFKDSSLINFINFYIDGIKKTMKSIESCGVENLHRSYFSLIFQALQYYPNFSEFISGVFEKDLELWKRVVENAIKSGELKQDLDADIVAMHFRYIYSGLSFEMSLKKGLDTELLMEIYMEFYNRIKT; the protein is encoded by the coding sequence GTGAAAGAGACAGAAGATAAAATACTATTTGGAGCATTCAAGTTATTCTTAACAAAGAACTTCGAAAAGGTTACTATAGCAGACCTTGAGAAGGCTCTGGGGTTAAGCCGTGGAGCTATCTTCTACTATATGAAAACTAAAGAAGAACTTTTTATCAGAGTTATTGATAAATATGTCTTATCTCCTCACAATATCGATAACAAATTTGCAGCATTTAAAGATTCCAGCCTTATCAATTTCATTAATTTTTATATTGATGGAATAAAAAAAACCATGAAATCAATTGAATCGTGTGGCGTCGAGAATCTGCACAGATCCTATTTTAGCCTTATCTTTCAGGCTTTACAATACTACCCCAATTTTAGTGAATTCATTTCCGGTGTTTTTGAGAAAGATCTGGAATTATGGAAAAGAGTTGTAGAGAATGCAATCAAATCAGGAGAATTAAAACAAGATCTGGATGCTGATATTGTAGCTATGCATTTCAGATATATATACTCAGGGCTATCTTTCGAAATGTCTTTAAAGAAAGGTCTCGATACGGAACTGTTAATGGAGATCTATATGGAGTTCTATAACAGGATCAAAACATAA
- a CDS encoding sigma-70 family RNA polymerase sigma factor: MDAESFKKLYLPYHQKLYRIAYKLLGNQCDAEDMVQEAYLKLWNKRDELIDIKNPESFSVILLKNICFDYLRSTKNDIGKQDIEVVGKANEVSLINEIETKDELNCVKQLITQLPGKQQEVMKLRHLSECSIEEIEQITGLNAINIRVLISRARKTIREQFNILRQ; the protein is encoded by the coding sequence ATGGATGCCGAAAGCTTCAAAAAATTGTATCTTCCATATCACCAAAAGCTTTACAGGATTGCCTATAAGTTATTGGGAAACCAGTGCGATGCGGAAGATATGGTGCAGGAAGCGTATCTGAAACTATGGAACAAACGAGATGAACTTATTGATATCAAGAATCCTGAATCGTTTTCTGTAATCTTACTTAAAAATATCTGCTTTGACTATCTTCGTTCAACTAAAAATGATATAGGAAAACAGGATATAGAAGTAGTAGGTAAAGCCAATGAAGTTTCACTGATTAATGAAATAGAGACCAAAGATGAATTAAACTGCGTGAAACAACTCATTACACAATTACCGGGAAAACAACAGGAAGTTATGAAATTAAGGCATCTGAGTGAATGTTCTATAGAAGAAATAGAACAGATAACCGGACTCAATGCTATCAACATAAGAGTATTGATATCAAGAGCTAGAAAAACGATACGCGAACAATTTAATATATTGAGACAATGA
- the clpB gene encoding ATP-dependent chaperone ClpB — protein MNFNNFTIKSQEAVQEALNLAQSRGQQTIETAHVLHGVMKVGENVTNFIFQKLGMNGQQIALVLDKQIDSFPKVSGGEPYLGRETNEVFQKATQYSKEMGDEFVSLEHLLLALLTVKSTVANILKDAGMNEKELRAAITELRKGEKVTSQTSEDTYQSLNKYAINLNEQARTGKLDPVIGRDEEIRRILQILSRRTKNNPILIGEPGTGKTAIVEGLAHRILRGDVPDNLKNKEVYSLDMGALVAGAKYKGEFEERLKSVINEVIKSDGNIILFIDEIHTLVGAGKGEGAMDAANILKPALARGELRSIGATTYNEYQKYFEKDKALERRFQVVQVDEPDILSTISILRGLKERYENHHQVRIKDDAIIAAVELSNRYITNRFLPDKAIDLMDEAAAKLRMEVNSVPEELDEISRKIKQLEIEREAIKREKDEDKLQLLNKEIAELKEQESSYKAKWQSEKNLVNKIQQNKIEIENLKFEAEKAEREGDYGRVAEIRYGKLQALDAEIKETQQELHHMQNGSAMIKEEVDAEDIADVVSRWTGIPVKKMLKSEANKLLFLEKELHERVIGQDEAIEAVADAVRRSRSGLQDPKRPIGSFIFLGTTGVGKTELAKALAEFLFDDEAMMTRIDMSEYQEKHSVSRLVGAPPGYVGYDEGGQLTEAIRHKPYSVVLFDEIEKAHPDVFNILLQVLDDGRLTDNKGRVVNFKNTIIIMTSNMGSSYIQSQFEKLNDENRNSIIEETKKEVMVMLKKTIRPEFLNRIDETIMFLPLSENEIKQIVGLQIKGIQKMLAGNGVTLELTEAAMQFIATAGYDPEFGARPVKRAIQRYLLNDLSKKLLAQEVDREKPIVADVSGEELVFRN, from the coding sequence ATGAACTTCAACAATTTTACTATTAAATCACAGGAAGCGGTGCAAGAGGCCCTGAACCTGGCACAGAGCCGCGGACAGCAGACCATTGAAACTGCTCATGTGCTGCACGGGGTGATGAAGGTTGGCGAAAATGTAACCAATTTTATCTTCCAGAAACTGGGAATGAACGGGCAGCAGATTGCTCTGGTGCTCGACAAGCAAATTGATTCTTTCCCAAAAGTAAGCGGTGGAGAGCCATACCTGGGCAGAGAGACGAATGAGGTATTCCAAAAAGCCACTCAGTATTCCAAAGAGATGGGCGACGAATTTGTTTCTCTGGAACATTTACTGCTGGCTTTGCTGACGGTAAAAAGCACCGTTGCCAATATTCTGAAGGATGCCGGAATGAACGAAAAGGAACTTCGGGCAGCCATTACTGAATTGCGTAAAGGGGAAAAAGTAACATCGCAGACCAGTGAGGATACTTATCAGTCACTAAACAAATATGCCATCAATCTGAACGAGCAAGCCCGCACCGGCAAACTTGATCCGGTGATTGGCCGTGACGAAGAGATTCGTAGGATACTTCAGATTCTGAGTCGCCGTACCAAGAACAATCCTATCCTGATTGGCGAGCCTGGTACCGGTAAGACAGCTATCGTGGAGGGTTTGGCTCACAGAATCCTGCGGGGCGACGTGCCGGATAATCTAAAGAACAAAGAAGTTTATTCATTAGACATGGGTGCATTGGTGGCCGGTGCAAAATATAAAGGAGAGTTTGAGGAAAGATTGAAATCCGTAATCAACGAAGTGATAAAATCAGACGGAAACATTATTCTCTTTATTGATGAGATTCACACGCTTGTGGGTGCGGGTAAAGGTGAAGGCGCCATGGATGCGGCAAATATCCTGAAGCCTGCGCTGGCTCGTGGCGAACTGCGTTCTATCGGAGCCACAACTTACAACGAATATCAGAAATATTTTGAGAAAGATAAAGCTCTTGAACGAAGATTCCAGGTGGTTCAGGTGGATGAGCCGGACATTCTTAGCACCATTTCTATCCTTCGGGGACTGAAAGAACGCTATGAGAATCATCACCAGGTGCGTATCAAAGATGATGCAATCATTGCTGCCGTGGAACTGTCTAACCGTTACATCACAAACCGTTTCCTTCCGGATAAGGCGATTGACCTTATGGACGAAGCTGCTGCGAAGTTACGTATGGAGGTAAACTCCGTCCCCGAGGAACTGGACGAGATAAGCAGAAAAATTAAACAGCTGGAAATTGAACGCGAAGCCATTAAGCGTGAAAAGGATGAAGATAAACTGCAACTTCTCAACAAGGAGATTGCTGAGTTGAAAGAGCAGGAAAGTTCATACAAGGCTAAATGGCAAAGCGAGAAAAACTTAGTAAACAAGATTCAGCAGAATAAGATTGAGATAGAGAACCTGAAGTTTGAAGCTGAAAAAGCCGAACGTGAAGGTGACTACGGACGGGTAGCCGAGATTCGCTACGGCAAACTTCAGGCACTGGATGCCGAGATTAAAGAAACTCAACAGGAGCTGCACCACATGCAAAACGGAAGTGCGATGATTAAGGAAGAGGTTGATGCCGAGGATATTGCCGATGTAGTATCACGCTGGACGGGTATTCCGGTAAAGAAGATGCTGAAAAGCGAGGCAAACAAGCTTCTTTTCCTGGAAAAAGAACTCCATGAGCGGGTAATTGGTCAGGATGAAGCCATCGAAGCAGTGGCCGATGCCGTGCGAAGAAGCCGGTCCGGATTGCAGGATCCTAAGCGTCCTATCGGAAGTTTCATCTTCCTGGGAACCACCGGTGTGGGTAAAACTGAACTGGCCAAGGCACTTGCCGAGTTCCTCTTCGATGATGAAGCAATGATGACCCGAATAGACATGAGCGAATATCAGGAGAAACACTCTGTTTCCAGACTGGTCGGGGCGCCTCCGGGATACGTAGGTTACGATGAAGGCGGCCAGCTTACTGAAGCCATTCGTCATAAGCCCTACTCTGTGGTGCTGTTCGACGAAATAGAAAAAGCGCATCCGGATGTGTTCAACATCTTACTGCAGGTACTCGATGATGGCCGACTGACTGATAACAAAGGAAGGGTGGTAAACTTCAAGAATACCATCATCATTATGACGTCCAACATGGGAAGCTCGTACATTCAAAGTCAGTTTGAAAAGCTGAACGATGAAAACAGAAACAGTATTATCGAGGAAACCAAAAAAGAAGTGATGGTGATGTTGAAGAAAACAATTCGTCCAGAGTTCCTGAACCGTATAGACGAGACCATTATGTTCCTACCACTGTCCGAGAATGAGATTAAACAAATTGTTGGTCTACAGATAAAAGGCATCCAAAAAATGCTGGCCGGAAACGGAGTAACCCTTGAACTGACGGAAGCAGCCATGCAATTTATTGCCACTGCCGGATATGATCCGGAGTTTGGTGCCCGTCCGGTAAAGAGAGCCATTCAACGTTACCTGCTAAACGACTTATCCAAAAAGCTACTGGCACAGGAAGTAGACCGTGAAAAGCCAATTGTGGCAGATGTATCAGGTGAAGAATTAGTTTTCAGGAATTAA
- a CDS encoding DUF6621 family protein — MEEEIKMAETVMLIDASFLNFVTEDIKRNFESMLKRKLQDMDLSHLFTYIALDAGISEGKNETQIFFIYDDDSAHLVYAQPSDLTKELNNVAFSNEFGEFCFNTFQPEKMTSREELFLESLNVLADAEEVKRIVVLSFNEEYGEKVHKILKKVKEKELIQFRMNEPDNDTEYRWEMLAYPVMQALGIRGDELH, encoded by the coding sequence ATGGAAGAAGAAATAAAAATGGCCGAGACGGTGATGTTGATCGATGCGTCTTTTCTGAACTTCGTAACCGAAGATATTAAAAGAAACTTTGAAAGTATGTTGAAAAGGAAGTTACAGGATATGGATCTTTCTCATCTGTTTACCTATATTGCCCTTGATGCCGGGATTTCCGAGGGAAAGAACGAGACACAGATATTCTTTATCTATGATGATGATTCTGCCCATTTGGTTTATGCCCAGCCTTCCGATTTGACCAAAGAACTCAATAATGTAGCTTTTAGTAATGAGTTTGGGGAGTTTTGCTTCAATACTTTCCAACCGGAAAAGATGACTTCCCGTGAAGAACTGTTTCTGGAATCATTAAATGTACTTGCAGATGCCGAAGAAGTGAAAAGAATTGTTGTGCTCTCCTTTAATGAGGAGTATGGAGAAAAGGTGCATAAGATTTTAAAGAAGGTGAAAGAAAAAGAACTGATTCAGTTCCGCATGAATGAACCAGATAATGATACCGAATATCGCTGGGAAATGCTGGCTTATCCGGTGATGCAGGCTTTGGGTATTCGTGGAGACGAACTGCACTAA
- a CDS encoding DUF4252 domain-containing protein, protein MKLKHLLFAILMCCASMVFAQNKLVEKFGDMDGVTSVFISKSMLQMMPNMKTEGIDIGGVAGKLESILILTSEKAAISNMMKSEIPHFANDKRYEELMRVKDENSRVTFYIKKKSNGKIGELVMLVDEHPEFVYIQMMGDMTLQDIQKITKGKK, encoded by the coding sequence ATGAAATTAAAACATTTGTTATTTGCAATATTAATGTGCTGTGCCAGTATGGTATTTGCACAAAACAAACTCGTTGAAAAGTTTGGTGATATGGATGGAGTAACTTCCGTATTCATATCCAAATCAATGCTTCAAATGATGCCTAACATGAAAACGGAAGGGATCGATATTGGAGGGGTTGCCGGAAAACTGGAATCAATACTTATACTGACAAGCGAAAAAGCAGCAATCTCTAATATGATGAAAAGTGAGATTCCTCACTTCGCCAATGATAAGAGATATGAAGAGTTGATGCGTGTAAAAGATGAAAATTCGCGGGTAACTTTTTACATCAAGAAAAAGAGCAATGGAAAAATAGGCGAACTGGTGATGCTGGTAGATGAACATCCGGAGTTTGTATATATACAAATGATGGGAGATATGACACTTCAGGATATTCAGAAAATTACAAAAGGAAAGAAATAA
- a CDS encoding beta-ketoacyl-ACP synthase III — MKNQVFINDIGVFLPNNPVSNDDMEKHLGLISGKPSRVKSIVLRQNGIKRRFYALDQQQNITHTSAEMAVEAIKKLFSSDFSGKNIDLLACATSIPDQLLPSHASMVHGLLKNKPTEIYSSAGVCLTCLQALKIGYMSIKAENSTNAVCCASELVSATLLSKNYEEEYEKAQNVGENPYMAFEKDFLRFMLSDGAGAVLLENAPKGNQSLKLEWIEMTSYANELPTCMFLGAELENDGELKSWKKFKSQELIDRSVFAVKQDIRLLKVHIIKYWVDHIESCLKKHNISASEVDYVIPHVSSMFFYHKLLEEICARNIDLREEKWFTNLTSVGNIGSAAVFVALEELFHSGKLEKGQKVLLLVPESGRFSYGTALLTVC, encoded by the coding sequence ATGAAAAATCAGGTTTTTATTAATGATATAGGTGTATTTTTACCTAACAATCCTGTCAGCAATGATGACATGGAAAAACATTTGGGGCTAATCTCAGGAAAACCTTCAAGAGTAAAGAGTATTGTTCTTCGTCAGAATGGAATAAAAAGAAGATTCTATGCCCTTGATCAACAGCAAAACATAACTCATACCAGTGCTGAAATGGCTGTTGAAGCAATTAAAAAATTATTTTCCTCAGACTTTTCCGGAAAAAATATAGATTTATTAGCATGTGCTACATCTATACCCGACCAACTTCTCCCCTCTCATGCATCAATGGTTCATGGTTTATTAAAAAACAAACCAACTGAAATATATTCAAGTGCAGGCGTTTGCCTTACTTGCCTTCAAGCTTTAAAAATAGGATATATGTCTATTAAAGCTGAGAATTCCACAAATGCTGTTTGTTGTGCTTCGGAACTTGTCTCAGCAACTCTTCTTTCAAAAAACTATGAAGAAGAATATGAGAAAGCCCAGAATGTAGGGGAAAATCCTTATATGGCTTTCGAAAAAGATTTCCTTCGTTTTATGTTATCAGATGGCGCAGGAGCTGTTTTACTTGAAAATGCTCCTAAAGGCAATCAATCTCTTAAACTGGAATGGATTGAAATGACTTCCTATGCTAACGAGTTACCAACCTGCATGTTTCTTGGAGCTGAACTTGAGAATGATGGAGAACTTAAAAGCTGGAAAAAGTTTAAAAGCCAGGAATTGATTGACAGATCTGTTTTTGCAGTAAAGCAAGATATCCGTTTACTTAAAGTACACATCATTAAATATTGGGTTGATCACATTGAATCATGCCTTAAAAAGCATAACATTTCTGCGTCTGAAGTTGATTATGTTATACCACATGTTTCTTCTATGTTCTTTTATCACAAATTACTTGAAGAGATTTGCGCCCGCAACATTGACCTTAGAGAAGAAAAGTGGTTCACTAATTTAACGTCAGTGGGTAATATTGGCTCTGCAGCTGTATTCGTAGCACTGGAAGAGCTATTTCATTCCGGAAAATTAGAAAAAGGGCAAAAGGTATTATTACTAGTTCCCGAAAGCGGAAGATTCTCTTACGGCACAGCATTACTAACGGTTTGTTAG
- a CDS encoding DUF4252 domain-containing protein: MIKKCILCISMLLVAQWSLGQNIDKLFSEFSHAPKVENVKINKFLMTLIKPFMNGEDTHGLKGINSMQILALSSCSSDIKNSFAEKVKTLNDESYETLVRSNQNGENVRILVKIDKEEIRELVILTTGEGAAIVKIKGKFNKSDLAKLTDK, encoded by the coding sequence TAAGAAATGTATTTTGTGTATATCTATGCTACTGGTAGCTCAATGGAGCCTTGGCCAAAACATAGACAAATTGTTTTCTGAATTTTCACATGCACCGAAGGTTGAGAACGTGAAAATAAATAAGTTTCTGATGACGTTAATAAAACCCTTCATGAACGGCGAGGATACACATGGATTAAAAGGCATCAATTCCATGCAGATTCTAGCTCTGAGTAGTTGCTCATCCGATATTAAAAACAGTTTTGCTGAAAAGGTAAAAACGCTGAACGATGAAAGTTACGAAACATTAGTTCGTTCAAATCAAAATGGCGAGAATGTGAGAATATTGGTTAAGATAGACAAAGAAGAAATTCGTGAATTGGTAATACTTACTACCGGTGAAGGTGCGGCTATAGTAAAAATTAAAGGAAAGTTTAATAAATCAGATCTCGCCAAACTTACTGATAAATAA
- a CDS encoding LysR substrate-binding domain-containing protein: MSDFRLKVFLSVARNLSFTKASQELFITQPAITKHIQELEGLYKTRLFERLGNKITLTRAGELLLEHSERILDDYKRLDYEMHLLHNECSGELRLGASTTISQYVLPPLLARFIEKFPQVSLSLLNGNSRDVEVALQEHRIDLGLVEGIIRLPNLKYTTFLDDELVAVVHTHSKLAKLDEISVYDLYKMPLVLRERGSGTLDVLETSLLRHNIRLSDLNIKMYLGSTESIKLFLENTDCMGIVSVRSISRELAAGLFKVIDIKYLEMQREFSFARLQGEESGLSQVFMQFAAHYNKKL, translated from the coding sequence ATGTCCGACTTCCGGCTCAAAGTGTTTCTTAGTGTGGCCCGGAACCTTAGTTTTACCAAGGCTTCGCAGGAGCTATTTATCACCCAACCTGCCATAACCAAACATATACAAGAGCTGGAAGGACTTTATAAGACCCGGCTTTTTGAAAGGTTGGGAAATAAAATCACTTTGACACGTGCCGGAGAACTTCTTCTGGAACATAGCGAACGTATACTTGATGATTACAAACGGCTGGATTATGAAATGCACTTGCTTCATAATGAATGCTCGGGGGAACTTCGTCTGGGGGCAAGTACCACCATTTCGCAATATGTTCTTCCGCCTTTGCTGGCCCGGTTTATCGAGAAATTTCCTCAGGTATCCTTGTCTTTGCTCAATGGCAATTCCCGTGATGTGGAGGTTGCTTTGCAGGAGCATCGCATAGATCTGGGATTGGTGGAGGGAATTATCCGTTTACCCAACTTGAAATACACCACTTTTCTTGATGATGAACTTGTTGCAGTGGTGCATACTCACAGCAAACTGGCAAAACTTGATGAGATATCTGTTTACGATCTTTATAAAATGCCTCTGGTATTGCGCGAAAGAGGATCGGGTACCCTTGATGTATTGGAGACTTCTTTGCTTCGCCATAACATTAGATTATCAGATCTCAATATAAAAATGTATTTGGGAAGTACGGAAAGCATCAAACTTTTCCTTGAAAATACTGATTGTATGGGAATTGTATCAGTTCGCTCCATCTCTCGTGAACTTGCTGCTGGTCTATTTAAAGTGATAGATATAAAATATCTGGAGATGCAGCGGGAGTTTTCCTTTGCACGCTTGCAAGGAGAGGAGAGTGGTCTTTCTCAGGTATTCATGCAATTTGCTGCCCATTATAATAAAAAGTTATAA
- a CDS encoding putative sulfate exporter family transporter has protein sequence MNALVKFLKDNNKVIYGLLLVFCLFPFVTPPVALLTGLIFALVCGQAHPKFNKKSSKYLLQFSVVGLGFGMNLHQALASGKDGMMFTIVSVAGTLVIGSFIAWRMKVEKKTGYLISSGTAICGGSAIAAVGPVIKADDGQMSVSLGTIFILNAIALFLFPIMGHYLGLTQHQFGLWAAIAIHDTSSVVGAGAAYGEEALKVATTVKLTRALWIIPVAFVTSFLFKNKTGKVSIPWFIFIFILAMFANTFLPLPAFLTSGLVWLARKGLTLTLFFIGASLSKDVLKRVGVRPMIQGVLLWIVIGVSSLLYILYSTN, from the coding sequence ATGAACGCACTTGTAAAGTTTTTGAAGGATAACAATAAGGTAATCTACGGATTGTTACTCGTCTTCTGTCTTTTCCCATTCGTGACTCCTCCGGTAGCCTTGCTTACAGGCTTGATCTTCGCCTTGGTTTGTGGACAGGCACATCCTAAGTTTAATAAAAAATCATCAAAGTATCTTTTGCAGTTTTCAGTGGTAGGATTAGGGTTCGGCATGAATCTTCATCAGGCATTAGCTTCCGGTAAAGATGGAATGATGTTTACCATTGTCTCTGTGGCCGGCACATTAGTTATTGGTTCTTTTATAGCCTGGCGCATGAAGGTGGAAAAGAAAACCGGTTACCTCATTAGCTCGGGAACGGCTATTTGTGGAGGAAGTGCCATTGCTGCGGTTGGCCCGGTAATAAAAGCGGATGATGGTCAGATGTCCGTATCATTGGGAACTATCTTTATCCTTAATGCCATAGCTCTTTTCCTTTTCCCCATAATGGGACATTACTTAGGGCTCACTCAGCATCAGTTTGGTTTGTGGGCTGCTATAGCCATTCATGATACAAGCTCTGTGGTTGGTGCCGGAGCTGCTTATGGTGAAGAGGCTTTGAAAGTGGCAACAACAGTAAAACTTACACGAGCTTTGTGGATAATACCCGTAGCATTTGTGACTTCATTTCTTTTTAAGAATAAGACCGGTAAGGTTTCCATTCCGTGGTTTATCTTTATTTTCATCTTAGCCATGTTTGCCAATACCTTCCTGCCTCTGCCTGCTTTCCTTACTAGTGGGTTAGTGTGGTTGGCTCGTAAAGGTTTAACTCTTACACTCTTTTTTATTGGAGCATCACTTTCTAAAGATGTATTGAAACGCGTAGGTGTGCGTCCTATGATTCAGGGAGTTCTTCTTTGGATTGTTATAGGCGTCTCTTCTCTGTTATATATTTTGTATAGTACAAACTAA